One region of Paenibacillus polymyxa M1 genomic DNA includes:
- a CDS encoding TVP38/TMEM64 family protein — MKKWLLPAAYVSLLCIAFIYRYDWLAWANKQTSFPVLLLLAFLFALIPFIPYKLIIASIAYAAGAWQGALICWLGTTLAALVVYSAVRTLFRDKGRAYLERVPALERFNQVMEKDPFTAVLLARLIPVIPQAAVNVYAGVAGFPFWSFMLGTAIGKLPAIAVYAYAGGTFAEHPITGLLILLLYTALVGGGFVLYRKRVRRVNKI; from the coding sequence ATGAAAAAATGGTTACTCCCCGCGGCTTATGTTTCGCTGCTCTGCATCGCGTTTATCTACAGATATGATTGGCTCGCCTGGGCAAACAAGCAAACCTCCTTTCCGGTTCTGCTATTGCTCGCATTTTTATTCGCGTTAATTCCGTTTATCCCTTACAAGCTGATTATCGCTTCCATTGCTTATGCAGCAGGAGCCTGGCAAGGTGCTTTGATTTGCTGGCTTGGCACTACTTTGGCTGCGTTGGTCGTTTACAGTGCTGTACGTACCCTGTTCCGTGACAAAGGACGTGCATATTTGGAGCGTGTTCCCGCACTGGAGCGCTTCAATCAGGTCATGGAGAAAGATCCTTTTACTGCTGTGCTACTGGCTCGCCTGATTCCAGTCATTCCTCAGGCAGCTGTAAATGTATATGCCGGAGTAGCAGGGTTTCCATTTTGGAGCTTTATGCTAGGTACAGCGATCGGCAAACTTCCCGCAATTGCAGTGTATGCTTATGCAGGCGGTACCTTTGCGGAACACCCAATCACGGGTTTGCTTATTTTGCTGCTATATACTGCACTGGTAGGTGGAGGGTTTGTACTTTACAGAAAAAGAGTTAGGCGCGTCAACAAAATATAA
- the msrA gene encoding peptide-methionine (S)-S-oxide reductase MsrA gives MSTNNPNTVEKATFAGGCFWCMVSPFEEMPGILKVRSGYTGGHTENPTYEEVCSETTGHVEAVQITFDPQVFPYEKLLELFWQQIDPTDEGGQFHDRGSSYQTAIFYHNDEQRIKAEASKEALAQSGRFDKPIATSILPAATFYEAEEYHQDYHKKNPAHYKRYRKGSGREDFIEQNWSAKIDKSDLKDRLTPIQYEVTQKNATERPFQNEFWDHEAEGIYVDIVSGEPLFSSLDKYDAGCGWPSFTRPLRSYNVKEKTDLSHFMIRTEVRSREADSHLGHVFDDGPGPEGLRYCINSAALRFVPQEDLEREGYGAYKSLFEK, from the coding sequence ATGAGCACCAACAATCCAAATACGGTAGAAAAAGCAACTTTTGCGGGTGGCTGCTTCTGGTGCATGGTCTCCCCTTTTGAGGAAATGCCCGGTATTTTGAAGGTTAGATCTGGATATACAGGGGGACATACCGAAAATCCTACCTATGAAGAGGTATGCTCTGAAACAACGGGACATGTGGAAGCCGTACAAATTACATTCGACCCTCAAGTGTTCCCATATGAAAAACTGTTGGAGCTATTTTGGCAACAGATTGATCCAACGGATGAAGGTGGACAGTTCCACGATAGAGGTTCATCCTACCAAACGGCTATTTTCTATCATAATGATGAACAACGGATCAAGGCAGAGGCTTCCAAAGAAGCTCTCGCTCAAAGTGGCCGTTTTGACAAGCCCATTGCTACATCTATCCTGCCTGCGGCAACTTTTTATGAAGCAGAAGAGTATCATCAGGACTATCATAAGAAGAACCCCGCTCACTACAAACGCTATCGCAAAGGCTCAGGACGTGAAGATTTTATTGAGCAAAATTGGTCTGCCAAGATTGATAAATCCGATCTTAAAGACCGGCTGACGCCTATTCAATACGAAGTAACACAAAAAAACGCAACCGAGCGCCCATTTCAAAATGAGTTTTGGGATCATGAAGCTGAAGGCATTTACGTGGATATCGTATCAGGAGAACCTTTGTTTAGTTCACTGGACAAATATGATGCGGGTTGCGGCTGGCCTAGCTTTACCCGTCCGTTGCGCAGTTACAATGTCAAAGAAAAGACCGATCTCAGCCATTTCATGATTCGTACCGAGGTCCGAAGTCGCGAAGCAGATTCCCATTTAGGGCACGTATTCGATGATGGTCCAGGTCCAGAGGGTTTGCGTTATTGCATCAATTCTGCCGCGCTCCGCTTTGTGCCTCAGGAAGACTTGGAGCGTGAAGGATATGGAGCCTATAAGTCATTATTTGAAAAGTAA
- a CDS encoding lipid II flippase Amj family protein yields the protein MLAWGFVFLLTIIIHTTDSLSYALRLGGLRARRIGLALTVAGMLLLVSRTSNMAQGPLLGGMVDQAKEAAQLGGTDMRLELYMHGVLLAATVGTMLAILLYPTVVRMSARWIVHLEHTGSIPALIRHLMRRNRWKHAGYYIKRPSWSMFTSLISGVIPKRLIILNIAVTAIYTTGVVSALYASFLWPAQGTAMSMSSGLINGVATVLLTLLIDPRLAVLSEKTLRGELPLIRMNSVYGWMIISRLAGTLLAQLLLVPLAIWLGWVMS from the coding sequence TTGCTTGCCTGGGGTTTCGTTTTTTTACTAACCATCATCATTCATACTACCGATAGCTTGTCCTATGCTCTTCGGCTTGGTGGTTTGCGAGCACGTCGGATTGGATTGGCATTAACCGTGGCCGGAATGCTGCTGTTGGTTTCACGTACCTCCAATATGGCACAGGGACCTTTACTTGGAGGGATGGTCGATCAGGCTAAAGAGGCAGCACAATTGGGCGGAACGGATATGAGACTGGAACTGTATATGCACGGGGTACTGCTGGCCGCCACCGTTGGGACTATGCTTGCTATATTACTGTATCCAACAGTAGTACGCATGTCAGCCAGATGGATTGTACATTTGGAGCATACTGGATCTATCCCGGCTTTAATACGTCATTTAATGAGGCGAAATCGCTGGAAGCATGCAGGCTACTACATAAAGCGCCCTAGCTGGTCCATGTTTACCTCCCTAATCAGTGGAGTGATCCCCAAGCGTCTAATTATTTTAAATATTGCCGTTACCGCAATTTATACAACCGGAGTGGTATCTGCCTTGTATGCGTCATTCCTATGGCCCGCTCAAGGTACGGCAATGTCAATGTCGTCAGGCTTAATCAATGGTGTCGCGACGGTATTGTTGACCTTGTTAATTGATCCAAGATTGGCGGTGTTGTCAGAAAAAACCCTACGAGGGGAGCTGCCCCTAATCCGAATGAACAGCGTGTACGGATGGATGATCATCTCGCGTTTGGCAGGAACTTTATTAGCTCAGCTATTGCTGGTACCGCTAGCCATTTGGCTTGGGTGGGTGATGAGCTAG